The following are encoded in a window of Sminthopsis crassicaudata isolate SCR6 chromosome 3, ASM4859323v1, whole genome shotgun sequence genomic DNA:
- the LOC141562394 gene encoding E3 ubiquitin-protein ligase TRIM21-like, with protein MAAAAVEMLQQLQSQITCPICWKYFCEPVTIGCGHSFCRACLPSSAATAFSCPECRQVSQVRESPLCINGRLLELTELGKQLSSQLLQSAEGQRRCATHQQVLEFFCEDDQTLLCVRCCQTPEHGAHRHCPVEEAAPNVRKKLQHLQSCLEKHFEEAKKLLASPRPLVNWHKMITEEYYKMYNLHLFKECPFARIEEEERSEKDRLSQQMRTLQDLMLDLQEAEGQANVDLLRDVKQLLERSESVLSQRAKALIPEVRVCPVPGMIEMLNRFRVHIRLDPASASPCLIVAEDLKSVRAGEGWPVDTHPGDDGHLHMVLAEQAFSSGRRYWEVDVTGLPQWMLGIHTPCLKRQSGGSKTHCPSVFFLRCVRKEEDYFLQSYPGSLDHRLKSPIPRIGLYLEYRTGILAFYNVLQSSLIYQLPDISFVAPVRPMFSPGPPLPGTKPAPMTLCALDSHLCSCCNSSL; from the coding sequence atggctgctgctgctgtggaaATGCTGCAACAATTGCAGAGCCAGATCACGTGTCCCATCTGTTGGAAGTACTTCTGTGAGCCAGTCACCATCGGGTGTGGGCACAGCTTTTGCCGAGCATGTCTCCCAAGCTCAGCAGCTACAGCTTTCTCTTGCCCTGAATGCAGGcaagtgtctcaggtcagagAATCACCTTTATGTATCAATGGGCGCCTGCTAGAGCTGACTGAACTGGGGAAACAGCTCAGCTCCCAGCTGTTGCAGAGTGCTGAAGGACAGAGGCGCTGTGCCACTCACCAGCAAGTCTTGGAGTTCTTCTGTGAAGACGACCAGACATTGCTCTGTGTCAGATGTTGCCAAACCCCAGAGCACGGGGCTCACAGGCACTGTCCTGTTGAAGAAGCTGCTCCCAATGTCAGGAAGAAGCTGCAGCACCTTCAAAGTTGCTTGGAGAAGCACTTTGAGGAAGCAAAGAAACTTCTTGCTAGTCCCAGACCTCTTGTGAACTGGCACAAGATGATTACAGAAGAATACTACAAAATGTACAACCTGCACTTATTCAAGGAATGCCCTTTTGCTaggattgaggaagaagaaagaagtgagaaGGACAGACTTTCCCAGCAAATGAGAACCCTTCAGGACCTCATGCTAGATCTCCAGGAAGCAGAGGGCCAAGCCAATGTGGATCTGCTCCGGGATGTCAAGCAGTTGCTGGAAAGGAGCGAGTCAGTGTTGTCCCAAAGGGCCAAGGCGCTCATCCCGGAGGTCAGAGTGTGTCCCGTCCCTGGCATGATAGAGATGCTCAACCGCTTCAGAGTGCACATCAGGTTGGATCCTGCATCAGCCAGTCCTTGCCTGATTGTGGCTGAGGATCTGAAGAGTGTAAGAGCTGGAGAAGGCTGGCCGGTGGACACCCACCCTGGTGATGACGGGCATCTTCACATGGTCCTTGCTGAGCAGGCCTTCAGCTCAGGGAGACGATACTGGGAGGTGGATGTGACAGGATTACCTCAGTGGATGCTGGGGATCCACACCCCCTGCTTGAAGAGACAAAGTGGTGGCAGCAAGACCCATTGTCCCTCTGTGTTCTTTCTGAGATGTGTCAGGAAGGAAGAGGATTACTTTTTGCAATCCTACCCTGGATCGCTGGACCACAGACTGAAAAGCCCTATTCCCAGGATAGGACTCTACCTAGAATACCGTACTGGCATTCTGGCCTTTTACAATGTTCTGCAGAGTTCTCTTATTTATCAGTTACCTGATATTTCATTTGTAGCTCCTGTTAGACCCATGTTTTCTCCTGGCCCCCCACTTCCAGGAACAAAGCCTGCTCCCATGACTCTCTGTGCACTGGATTCTCATCTTTGTTCTTGCTGCAATTCGTCTCTCTGA